The nucleotide window GCGACCGCCGCGGCCGATGGACCTCAGCCGATCTTCTTCAAGCCCTTGGCGTAACGCTGTCCGTTGGCGACGTAGAACCCGGCGCCGGCCAGCATGGCCTGCACCTGCTCCGGCGTGAGCGTCCGCGCAATCTTGGCGGGTGCGCCGAGGATCAGCGAATTTTCGGGAAACGACTTGCCTTCGGTGACCACGGCCCCTGCGCCGACGACGCAGCCGCGTGCCAGCTTGGCGCCGTTCATGACGATCGCGCCCATCCCGATCAGCACGCTGTCTTCGATCGTGCAGCCGTGCAGGATGACGTTATGGCCGATGGTACAACCCTTGCCGACGGTGAGCGGAAAACCCGGATCGGTATGGCAGGTGGTGCCATCCTGGATGTTCGACCCTTCGCCGATCTCGATCCACTCGTTGTCGCCGCGCAACACTGCGCCGAACCACACCGACACCGATCCCCCGAGACGGACCTTGCCGACTACAGCGGCGTTATCGGCCACGAAGTACTTTCCGTCAGCCGGAAGAACCGGCGCCTGCCCGTCGAGTTCGTAGATTGCCATCGCTGTCTCCTGTCCCCGCTCTCGTCATCGCAAATGCGAGCGGGACGACGCAATCGTTTTCAGGCGATCAGCCCGACCGCGTGCAGCGCCATCAACACCACGGTTCCGGACATCAGACTCCAGGTGCCCGCGATCACGGTCGCCAGCATCACGAATTCGGCGCGCCGTCGCGCGGTGATGGTGGTGCGCGGCCCGAGCAAGGTGTTGCGCATGATGATGAATGGAGCGGCGAACATCAGGAACGGCACGGCGGCGAAGCTCTGCGTCGCCACGCCTTGCTGCAACATCGCGAAACCTGCCGACCGCTGCGTCAGCGCCTGATAGGCGCAGGTCGCGGCCCCGGCGACGGCGAACCCGATCAGAAGCGAGAACAGGTTGTTGAAGGCATCGGGCGACATCGGCGGCCTCCGGCTCGATGGGTGAGGCCCAGATGTCGCAAAATCCCGCGCAGGCCGCCACGACAGCCTTAAGAAAGGGTTAACGCGCGGGCGAAGAAATTGCCGGCGTGCGACGCACAATCCCGTTCGGCTGCGATTCGGCACGTGGCATAGTCCGAAACGATTCGTATGGGCCCGGACATCTCGCGTCGTCATGACTTTGGTATCGTCGCTTGCCGGCCGCCAGCGCCACAGCCGCGCTCCGCGGACCAGCTCCCGTGTTCCGCTGATGATCGGCGGCGCCATCGGCGCGGCATCGGTCGCGGCTGTCGCCTATCTGCTGTGGCCGACCTGGCATGTGCAGCCCGTCGGCGATCCCGACAGGACACCGGTGACCATCGGCGACACCCTGTTCAACGTCCCCACCAAGGCGTTCAGGGTGAAGTATCAGCGGCGCTCCGGACCGCAGGAGCGGGTCGATCTGGCCTTCCTGTATCCGTCGCTGGCGCCGCCCGAGCACGTCGCGCACAAGACGGCGGAGCAGATCGCCGAATTTCAGCCGATCGATCGCATCTTCGTCTCGATCGCGGCGCATCATGACGCCCTCGCGCCCGACACTCGGCTGCGCACGATCTACCCGCGCTATCTCGCTCCGGTCGCGCCGCAAACCGCGGACGGGCTGACACTGCGCTCGTTCGTCGAGGGCTCGCCCTATGCGAACGAGGATCTGTTCACAGCCGACCAGCCCGAGCTGTCCGCGCGCTGCACCCGCGACCGTCAGACGCCGGGAATGTGTCTCAGCGAAATCCGGGTCGATGGCGCGGACCTCACCTTCCGGTTTCCGCGACAATGGCTGACGCAGTGGCGGGAGGTCGCGCATGCGATCGCGCAGCTCGCCGCGCAGATGCATGTGCGCGGCTGAGGCGACAGATCCGGTCAGTCGACGTCGGCGAGATCGTCTTCCAGAATCGCCATCTGGAACTGGAACGAGCGATCGTCGTCCTCGTCGTCGACGAACAGAACGCCGATGAACTCCTCACCGATGTAAACCTCGGCCGAATCTTCCTTCTTCGGGCGCGGCACCACGCGGATCTTCGGATTGCCGAACACCCGCTTGAGATAGGCATCGAGTTTTCTGACTTCCTGAACGTCCACGGTGATCTCCAATTCAACTGATTAGCGGCCGACGCGGGGCGGACAGCACGCTCATCGCGCGGCCGGGGTCGCCGTCAGTACTTTCTCGCGACCGCTGCCGCAACCCCTCGTCGCGAGTTGCGAACTGCAATCGAGGCGGCCGTTCGGCCGGTCGATCGAGATCCGCGCAAGCGCATTGCGCCGATCAAATTCCGATCGCGTTGAGCATCTGGTCCATGGTGCGCGAGGGCTCGGCGCAGCCGGCCTCGCCCACCACCTTTGCCGGCACGCCGGCAACGGTCATATTATGCGGCACCGGCTTCAACACCACCGAACCGGCGGCGACGCGGGCGCAATAACCGACCTCGATGTTGCCGAGGATCTTGGCGCCGGCGCCGATCATCACCCCGCGGCGGATTTTCGGATGACGATCCTCGTGCTCCTTGCCGGTGCCGCCGAGCGTGACGCCGTGCAGGATCGAGACGTCGTCCTCGATCACCGCTGTCTCGCCAACCACCAGCCCGGTGGCGTGATCGAGGAAAATGCCGCGGCCGATCTTGGCGGCCGGATTGATATCAGTCTGGAACACCGCGGAGGCTCGGCTCTGCAGATACAGCGCGAAATCCTTGCGGCCCTTGGCGTTCAGCCAATGCGCCAGACGATGGGTCTGGATCGCGTGGAAACCCTTGTAGTAAAGCAGCGGATCGATGAAGCGCGAAGTCGCCGGATCGCGATCGAACACCGCGACCATATCGGCGCGAAACGCATTGCCGAGGTCCGGCTGGTCGCGCAGCGCATCTTCGAAAGTCTGGCGGATCAGATCTCCCGACAGCGCCGAATGATCCAGCCGCTCGGCGACGCGATGCACGACCGCGTCTTCCAGCCGGTCGTGATGCAGCACAGTGGCGAAAATAAACGACGCCAGTTCCGGCTCGCGCCGGACGATGTCCTCGGCTTCGGCGCGGACCCGTTCCCATATCGGATCGAGCGCCGTGACCGTCGCACTTTGCGGATTGATCTGATGCATCACCATGCGGGCTCTCTCGATCGGGTCGTTGTCAAACTATAGCACGGCAGGCGTCGCGCTGTCGCGGCGCATGGCGGGCGCCGTCCGACGCCCGCTCCCAAAATGTTAACCCATTGACGTCCCCCGACATTCGGCAGCCCAGCCGAAGCCACAGGCAACCACGGACATTTCAACGTGGGCTGCTGCCGGGATGGAATCAAGAGCCCGACGTCCGTCGCGGCGGCCGACATCGGCGGCGCATCACGGCCGCCGCGCGAGAAAGTCCACCACCCCTTCCTTGTACACCCGGTCGCCGACCGCACGCATGTGATCGCGGCGCGGGATGTCGAGCACCTCGGCGCCCGGAATGATCGCCCCGAGCGCGTGCGCCGAACCGGCGACGTCGTCGGTGGTGCCGACCGCGATCAGCACCGGCACGGCGATCTGCGCCGCCTGCTCGCGTGTCATCAGCCGCCGCGAGCCGCGCATGCAGGCGGCGAGCGCACGTCGGTCGGAGCGCGTCTGATCGGCGAAGGCGCGGAAGGTGCGGCCCATCGGGTCGACGACATCGTCGAGAGATTGCGCTTCGAGCGCGGCAGCCACGTTCTCGCCCGGACCGCCGCCTTCGATCAGTCCGAGACCGAGGCCGCCGAGAATCGCCGAGCGCACCCGGTCCGGATGCTCGCGCGCCAACGTCGCGGTGATCCGCCCGCCCATCGAATAGCCCATCACGTCGGCACGCGGCAGCTCCAGATGATCCAGCAGCGCCAGCGCATCGCCGGCCATCGCCGCGAGCGTGTAGTCCGCCGGGTCGTACAGCTTGGTGGACTCGCCGTGGCCGCGATTGTCGATCGCGATCACCCGCCGGCCGGCGCGCTTCAGCTCCGACAGCCAAGACGGATACACCCAATTGACGTTCTTGTTCGACGCGAAGCCGTGAATGAGCAAAATCGGCTCCCCCTCGCCGTCGTCGAGGTAAGCGATGGTGAGTCCGGCGTGATCGAAGCTCGGCATCAGGTATCCGTCGTTGATGATGGGAATGAGCGTGGCGGGTTATGTCGTCAGCCCGGACGGCGAGCGCAGCCGGACCACACGATCCGTCGCTTCGGCAAGCGAGCACGGCCGCGATAGGCGCCGTCGTATCGAACAGGAGAGAACGTTATCATTGTGGCGGCGCTCGCACTATGCCTCGACCGCAGCAGAGGCCGCGCGGACGGACGGCTGCGGCTGTGTGTCGGCGGCGAGCACGCGTTTGGCAGCCTTGCGTTTGCGGCGGTCGAGCCAGCGCTGCGTCAGACGCTCGGTGCCGGCCTTCAGCGAAGTGACGACGCCGATCAGCATCAGCAGCGCGCTGAAAATCCACGATGCGAAATTCCACGTTCCTGCCGTGAGCAGCAGGGCGCCGCGGCCGAACAGCTTGATGATCGCGCGGGTCTGACCGCCCTTGGCCTCGGCGAGCTTGGCGGCGCGCGCGACGTCCTTCGGACTCTCGGCGACTTTCAGCGCATCGAAGGCCCCGCGGGTGCCGGCCTTGTCGCCGATCCTGCCGACGTTCTTGGCGAGCCGCAGCAGGCCGCCGGCCTTGTCGGTGCGGACCGCCGCCTTCACGGCATCGAGCGTCTTTGCAGGGCGGAGCAGCGAGGCATCGGCCACCGCACGTCGCAGCGCCGGCGTATCGACGATGTCGCGCGCCGACCGCCCGGCCCATGTCGCCAGCCCCTCGCTGATGCGGCCGACCTTGCGCGCATCCTTGACCAGCGTCAGTCCGGCGCGCGCCGGAGCGGCGGCGCCGATGCTGACATAAGTCGCGGCCGTCACCGCGATGCCGGCCGCCGCGAGCCCGAGCACCAGATGATCGGCCGCCTCTCCGCTCGCCAGATGTTTGCCCTCGCGGATCACGTCACGGATATCACCGAACACGAACAGATCGCCGGCCATCGTGCCGGACAGCCCCGCGAGATCATCGGCCTGACCGGTGACGAGACCGGTGGCGAACCGGCTCGCGACTTGCGCCGGCGCACGCTCCGCCGCGACGGCGTCCGCCACCCGCCGGGTGAGCGGCTCCGCCAGCGCAACATGATGCGCGTCGGCCAGCTCAACCAGACTGCGTGCGAGATCGGCGTCGCCGGCCGCGAGCGCGGCTTCGATCTGGCGCGCGATCATGCCGCGATCCTGCCGCAACGCTTCCGCGATCTGCAGCTCGGATAGTCGGACCGGATCGTCCCCCGCGGCCAGCATTGCAGCGCCATGGCGGGCGTGCGGCCAAGCCGCCACCAGCGCCACAGCGCTGATTGCAAGGCAGAGCTTCGCCACGCCGAGTTGCAGCCGCATCGGAACCTCGTGTTTTCCCGAAGAAGATGTGGTGCGTCATCACTTCGACACAACCGATCAGACGAAAGAAGGGCTTCTCCCACACCACGGGATTGTGTCGAATTTCACTGGGCAATCTCTATTCGGCCGCTCTAGGAATCAGGCAGCGGCGCCGGTATGGTGCGCTGCACCGTGTTAGTTGCCCATCCGCTGTCAGCAAAGGTGAGCTGAATGTCCGACCACGTGGTTCCCCACTTCCAGAACGATGCCGGCGTTGCGACGATCGAAATCGGTTCGCGGGAATTCATGTGCGTCGGCGCCGCTCCTCCGTTCGATCACCCCCATGTGTTTCTCGACCTCGGCAACGACAACGAGATCATCTGCCCGTATTGCTCGACGCTGTATCGCTACGCACCGGACTTGAAACCGGGTGAGGCGCGGCCGCCGGAATGCGTGCTGAAGGACAAGGTCGCCTGATCGGACGCTGACCGCGACGTGGCGGTCTCCCGAACCATGATCGTCGCCGGCGCCGGAATCGGCGGCCTGACGGCGGCTTTGGCGCTCGCCGCCAAGGGATTCAGGGTTGTGGTGCTGGAGCGGACCGAGCGGCTCGATGAAGTCGGCGCCGGCCTGCAGCTCTCCCCCAACGCCTCCCGCATCCTGGTCGATCTCGGCCTGCAATCCCGGCTCGAAGCCTGCGCGGTGGCGCCCGACGCCGTCACCGCGATCAATGCGCGCTCCGGCCGTGCCATCGCGCGGATGCCGATCGGCGATGTCGCCGCCCGCGCCGGCGCGCCGTATTGGGTGGTGCATCGCGCCGATCTGCAAGCGGCGCTGGCCGCCAAGGTCGCTGCACACCCCTCGATCGACCTCCGGCTCGGCTGCGCCGTCGAGGATGTCGCGCCTCATGCCAACGGCATCACCGTGTCGGCCGGCGGCGGTCAGGAGTCCGGGCTGGCGCTGATCGGCGCTGACGGCATCTGGTCGGCGGTGCGCGGCCTTGCTTTCCCAAAGACTCCACCGCTGTTTTCCAGCCTGATTGCCTGGCGCGGTACGCTGCCGGCCGAGGCGATGCCCGGGGGCCAGAAGCTGCGCGGGGTGCAGCTATGGCTGGGGGCGGACGCGCATCTGGTGGTGTATCCCATCTCCGGTGGGCGCCGGATCAATCTGGTGGCGGTGGTCAGCGGGTCGTGGAACCAGCACGGCTGGAGCGCGCGCGGCGAACCAACTGAGATCGTTGCGCGTTTCGCCCATTGGGCGGGTGCCGCCCAGGGGCTGATCGGGGCGGTGACAAGCTGGACGCGCTGGGCGCTGTTCGCGATGCCGGACGGCGGGGTGTGGACCCAGGGCCCGATCGCCCTGTTGGGCGACGCCTCCCACGGCATGCTGCCGTTCGCTGCCCAGGGCGCCGGAATGGCGATCGAGGACGCCGCTGTGCTGGCGGATTGCCTCGCCGCCAGCCATGGCGAGGGCCACGGCGGCACCGCTGCCGAGGTCGCCGCGACGCTGCAGCGCTATGCGGCGCTGCGCCGGCCCCGGGTCAAGCGGGTGCAGCAGCTCGCGCGGCAGAACGGCATGATCTACCACCTGCCCGGCGTCGCCGCGATGGCTCGCGACGTCGCGATGCGGGCGCTCGGCCCGGAGCGGCTGCTGGCACGGCAGAGCTGGGTGTACGACTGGCGCCGCTGAGGGCGGCAGCGCCGACAGCCTCGGCCAACCAGCGCGAGCGCGCGCCGCTTCAGCGCGTCCCGCGCCCCGCCCGCTTGGGCTCTGCCGGCGCTGGCGCGGGCTGCTCGGCCGTCTCGGTGCAGCGGTTCTCCCGCCAGGTCTGCTCGGCGAGCCGCGATAGCGCCTTCAGGTTGATGTAATCGTTGCGGTAGGCCATTTCGGAGACGACCGGCCCGGCAACCCCGGTCTGCGCCTTGCGCATCAGGCCGTCGAGCCGGGCGAGCTGGGCATCGAGCCCCTTGCGCTCGACCTCGAGCTGCTTGCAGTCGTACAGGGCGTAGCGGGCCGGATCGACGAAAGCCTGCGACAGCGCACTGTCGCCGATCCCGGCGCAGCCGGACAGGCCGAGGGCGGCAAACGTAGCGGCGGCAGCGGCGCGGGCTGCGGTGGATGCGGACGAGCGTTGCGATGTCATGGTGACGGGCTGTGTGAACCAGGTTGAGGTTTCGGTCAAATCAGGCTGTGATGACCGCAGTGTGGCCGGCCAGTAAGGCCCCACTGCCCGTTGTCCAACTCGGCGCGTTGTCTCCACGCGAACCGGCTCCGACTTCGCTCGACAACGCCAACAGGACGCGACCGATGCCGAAGATCCTCCTCCCCTATGACGGCTCCGCCAATGCCGGCCGCGCGCTGGACTGGGTGATCGCCCTCGCCCACGACAACGTCCCGATCGAGCTGGTGCTGGTCTACGCTCATCCCGAACCGGCGCTGTATGGCGAGATCGCCGTGTACGTCTCCAAGGAGAAGATGGAGGAGCTGCAGCGCGCGCACAGCGACGACATCCTGCAACCGGCGATCACCAAGCTGAACGCGGCGAACATCCCGTTCACCGCCGAAGTGCTGACCGGCGACACCGCGCAGCGCATCGTCAAACGCGCCGAGGAGCTGGGCTGCAGCGCCATCGTGATGGGCACCCGCGGCCGCAGCGCGATCGGCAATCTGGTGCTCGGCTCGGTGGCCAACAAGGTCGTCCACCTGACCAAACTACCTGTGACGCTGGTGAAGTAACCGCCCACTCGCGCCGCGCTCGCCTTGCCAAACCGGCGGGTTTGGAACAGTGTCGCGCCGCAATCGAACAGGCTTTCCGAGGAGCGAGCGGTGTCGGGATTGAAGCAAATGCTGCGTGCCCCCTGGGTGTGGCGGGCGCGGGCGCGCGACCGTATCGTCGCGCAGCGCGACGTGCCGACGCTGGCGGTGGTGGCGATCTTCCGCGAAGAGGCGCCGTTCCTCGACGAGTGGCTGCGCTTCCACGAGGCCGTCGGCGTCGGCCATTTCTACCTCTACAACAATTTCAGCACCGATCACTTCCGCGACGTGCTGGCGCCGTGGATCGCGCGCGGGCTGGTGACGCTGACCGACTGGCCGGTCGAGGTCGGGCAGCTGCCGGCGTATCGCCACTGCATCAAGCAGCACATGCTGGATGCGAAGTGGATGGCGTTCATCGACATCGACGAGTTCCTGTTCTCGCCGGTCGCGGACAAAGTCACCGACGTGCTCGGCCGGTTCGACGGCGCGCCCGCGGTCGGCGTGTTCTCGCCGTATTTCGGCTCGGCCGGCCACGAGCAGCGGCCGCCGGTGCCGATCAGCCGCGCCTTCACCAAGCGCTCGCCGCTGTCGAAGATCTCGGCCAAGACCATCGCCAACCCGCGCTGGATCCGCGCCATCCGCAACGTGCATCTCTACAAATACTGGCAGGGCGACACCATCGACACCATGGGCCGGCCGTTCCAGGGCGACCGCCCGGTGCTCGACCTGCTCCGCCTCAATCACTACTGGTCGCGCTCGCTGTCCGACCTGCAGACCAAGATCCAGCGCGGCGACGCCTCGACGCCGGTGCCGCGCGACAGCGACTGGCACTTCGCCGCCGAGAAAGACATGAACGCCGAAGACGACACCTCGATCCTGCCGGTGCTGGATCGGGTATTCGGCAAGGCGGAGGACGCGGCGAAGGCGGGCTGACCACGCCAGGAGACGAAAGGCATCGCATGCCTGTATTGATCCGGCGCGGCACGCCCGCCGACGTCGCGGCGATCACCGACCTGACGATGCGTGCCTACGCCAAATGGCTGGCGCTGATCGGCTACGAGCCGCTGCCGATGCTCGCCGACTACGCGGCGGCGATCCAGGAGCATCGCTTCGACCTGCTCGAAGCCAACGGCGTGTTGGCGGCGCTGATCGAGACCGAGCTGCGCGACGACGATCTGTTGATCGTCAACGTCGCGGTCTCGCCGGACGCCCAGAAACGCGGCCACGGCCGCCGCCTGATGGCGCTCGCCGAACAGATCGCGCGTGAGGCGGACCGCAACACCCTGCGGCTCTACACCAACGAACGCTTCGAAGAGAACATCCGGCTCTACGCATCGCTCGGCTACGCACAGGAACGGCTGGAGACGCGGGCCAACGGAGCACGGGTGGTGCATATGGTGAAGCGGATGAAATCGTTGGCCACGTGCGGTCAGCATGATCGCAGTGGTGACCGAGATCAGAGCTAAGCTCTCTTGCGCAGCCAGGGCTGAGCCAACAGCTAGGAATTATCGATCAACGCCTCGATCGCAGCCGCAAGAGGCATCTCGTCTCCATTGAAGCTTGCGATCATGGCATCCAGAAACGCAGCCGGCTGCAATTTCTCGAGTCCGATTGGACGACCGGCCCGCTCAGCGACCAAAAGGAAGAACGACAGCTGCGTACGGCCATTGCCCTCGCGGAAGGCGTGAATGGCGTTGAGTTCGGCAAGGAAGTGCGCCGACTTGGCAGCGAACTCCGCTGCATCGAGTCCTCGTAGCCAATCGCTTCGTTTCAGCTCAGCAAAGAGCTTCTCTGCTTCGGTCTCGATGTTCTCCGGGTAGCAGAACATACTTCTGTTTTTGGCGATGCGGACATTTCGTATCTGGCCGGCCCACTCGTACACATCCTGAAACAGGTGATGGTGAATCGCCTTGAAGTGCTCGAAATCCAGATTGCCATCGGGGACTTCTTCATCGGCCCGCGCGTCGCTGATCTCTGCTTCGAATTGCGATAGTTCGGCTGCATCGCGCAGATCCAGCTTATTCTTCAGGACCGTCGTGCCGGGATAGCAGTAGTCATCGGCCACGGCGTCATACATCGAAGACTACGCTTTGCTGTACGCCTTGATGATCGCGTTGCGACGTGCTTCGGGACTACGGGCCTCGCTCTTGGCCGCAGCCTTGCAGCCCTTCATATCGGGCGAATACTCGATGCCTTCGACGGAGCTGATCTTCCTGAATCGGTCGCTGCCGATCACGAAGCCGCGCGTCTCGTTCGTTTTCAGCGATGTCTTTTTCGAAGCCATGGAGACAATCGTATCACAAATCGCCGGGGACCGCAGGCGGCATGGTGGCTTGGTGCAGGCGGCCGGGGTCGAACCGGCACAGCTCTTTCGAGCCGAGGGATCTTAAGTCCTAATGGCCATATGTTAACTAGCTGGTTTATTTAGTATTTTTTGATTGCAAAACGCAGCGCTCGTGCGGACCTGGCAACCGGTGCCGTTGCCAATAGCCGCCCCACCCGGCATAATAACCGGCAATATCAATGGCCTATTTATCTATAAACTATTGATATTTATAGATTTAAACCGGCAAAGAAAGCGGCAAAAATTGAGCTCCCCCACCGCCATGGAACCGTTGTTCCCGGAAGAAAACAAGGCGCTTACGGATCTTGCGACCGACCTCGTCGCCAAGAGCAACGCCCTGGCGGGCCGCCTCCATCCGATCATCCAGACGAACGTCGGCGACCTCGTCCGGTCGATGAACTGCTACTACAGCAATCTCATCGAGGGGCACCACACCCACCCCGTCGATATCGACCGGGCCCTGGCCGGGGACTACAGCGCCGAACCGGAAAAGCGAAACCTCCAGCTCGAAGCCCGCGCCCACATCGACGTCCAGCGGAAGATCGACCTCGGCGAAGCTCCCCAGCCGTCAACGTCAACGACCTTCATCGAGTGGGTACATAAGGAGTTCTGCCAGCAACTACCTGAGGACCTCCTGATTGTCTCTGATCCACGCACCGGCAAACAAGAGCGGGTGATCCCGGGCGAACTGCGGAAGGTGGCCGTCCAGGTCGGGCGTCACATCGCCCCGATGTCAGAGGACCTCGGGCCCTTGCTGATCCGCTTCGCAAGCGCCTATGGCGACACCAAGCTATCGACCATCCAACGCATCGTCGGTGTGGCGGCGTCCCACCACAGACTGCTGTGGATTCACCCCTTCGCCGATGGCAACGGCCGCGTCGCGCGCCTGTTCTCCCACGCCTTCCTGAAAGAGCTCGGCATCGGCTCGAGCCTCTGGTCGGTCTCACGAGGACTCGCCCGGGCGGTCGATAAGTACAAGGCCGCCCTGCAAGCCGCCGATGAACCACGGCGGGGCGATCTCGACGGTCGCGGCAACCTTACCCAATCGGGCCTGGTGGACTTCTGCACGTTCTTTCTCACCAGTTGCGTCGACCAGATCGTCTTTATGAACTCCCTGTTCGAACCCGGCGAACTCCAACGTCGCATCGAGATCTGGTGCGAAGAAGAAACCCGCGCTGGCCGCCTTCTCAAAGGCAGTTGGCCACTTCTTCGTGAAGCCCTGCTCTGCGGCGAGTTCGCGCGCGGCAAGGCTCCCGAACTGACCGGTTATCAGGAACGCCAAGCACGAACGGTGCTCAATACCCTCATTGAAAAAGGCTTCCTGATCTCGCCGACCTCACGCTCCGCGGTGCGGCTCGGCTTCCCGCTGGCCGTCATCGACCGATGGTTTCCGCGCCTGTATGTGGGACCGGCGGCCGCGACCTGACCGCCGAACTGCTGGTGCCGACGGCGGCGTCGAACCCGCACGACGCGTTCACGCCCGATGAGGCATAGAATGCCTTGCTATAACTCATTTTTCTTCCAATATTGGGCTATAGAAAGGAGTTCTATAGCTCATGTCTTGGAATTGGGAGGACCCGAACTGGCCCGTTTTTTCTTACGAAGCCAAAGGGTTAGATAAATTTGAAAGCGATTTTCTCTTGCGCTCCGGAGAGTTCATCGGAGCCTTCAAGCACGTCAGCCAGGATGAACAGACCAGCCTCCGCATCGAGTTGATCAGTGAGGAAGCCCTCAAGACCTCAGAAATCGAAGGCGAGATCCTGAACCGCGATAGCGTGCAGTCCTCGCTTCGCTATCAATTCGGCCTCGCGAAGGATCAACCGGACGTGCCAGCGGCCGAACGCGGCATCGCCGAGATGATGGTCGACCTCTATCGCAGGTTTGCCGAGCCACTCACCCACGAGGCTCTGTTCGGGTGGCACCAGATGCTCATGGCGCAGACGATGTCCATCCGGGTGGTGGGGGCCTACAGGACTCACGCCGATCCCATGCAGGTCGTGTCAGGACCAATCGCACACCGCA belongs to Rhodopseudomonas palustris and includes:
- a CDS encoding gamma carbonic anhydrase family protein, which encodes MAIYELDGQAPVLPADGKYFVADNAAVVGKVRLGGSVSVWFGAVLRGDNEWIEIGEGSNIQDGTTCHTDPGFPLTVGKGCTIGHNVILHGCTIEDSVLIGMGAIVMNGAKLARGCVVGAGAVVTEGKSFPENSLILGAPAKIARTLTPEQVQAMLAGAGFYVANGQRYAKGLKKIG
- a CDS encoding DUF6949 family protein, with the translated sequence MSPDAFNNLFSLLIGFAVAGAATCAYQALTQRSAGFAMLQQGVATQSFAAVPFLMFAAPFIIMRNTLLGPRTTITARRRAEFVMLATVIAGTWSLMSGTVVLMALHAVGLIA
- a CDS encoding DUF3126 family protein, which encodes MDVQEVRKLDAYLKRVFGNPKIRVVPRPKKEDSAEVYIGEEFIGVLFVDDEDDDRSFQFQMAILEDDLADVD
- the cysE gene encoding serine O-acetyltransferase — encoded protein: MVMHQINPQSATVTALDPIWERVRAEAEDIVRREPELASFIFATVLHHDRLEDAVVHRVAERLDHSALSGDLIRQTFEDALRDQPDLGNAFRADMVAVFDRDPATSRFIDPLLYYKGFHAIQTHRLAHWLNAKGRKDFALYLQSRASAVFQTDINPAAKIGRGIFLDHATGLVVGETAVIEDDVSILHGVTLGGTGKEHEDRHPKIRRGVMIGAGAKILGNIEVGYCARVAAGSVVLKPVPHNMTVAGVPAKVVGEAGCAEPSRTMDQMLNAIGI
- a CDS encoding alpha/beta fold hydrolase, yielding MPSFDHAGLTIAYLDDGEGEPILLIHGFASNKNVNWVYPSWLSELKRAGRRVIAIDNRGHGESTKLYDPADYTLAAMAGDALALLDHLELPRADVMGYSMGGRITATLAREHPDRVRSAILGGLGLGLIEGGGPGENVAAALEAQSLDDVVDPMGRTFRAFADQTRSDRRALAACMRGSRRLMTREQAAQIAVPVLIAVGTTDDVAGSAHALGAIIPGAEVLDIPRRDHMRAVGDRVYKEGVVDFLARRP
- a CDS encoding zinc-finger domain-containing protein gives rise to the protein MSDHVVPHFQNDAGVATIEIGSREFMCVGAAPPFDHPHVFLDLGNDNEIICPYCSTLYRYAPDLKPGEARPPECVLKDKVA
- a CDS encoding FAD-dependent monooxygenase translates to MAVSRTMIVAGAGIGGLTAALALAAKGFRVVVLERTERLDEVGAGLQLSPNASRILVDLGLQSRLEACAVAPDAVTAINARSGRAIARMPIGDVAARAGAPYWVVHRADLQAALAAKVAAHPSIDLRLGCAVEDVAPHANGITVSAGGGQESGLALIGADGIWSAVRGLAFPKTPPLFSSLIAWRGTLPAEAMPGGQKLRGVQLWLGADAHLVVYPISGGRRINLVAVVSGSWNQHGWSARGEPTEIVARFAHWAGAAQGLIGAVTSWTRWALFAMPDGGVWTQGPIALLGDASHGMLPFAAQGAGMAIEDAAVLADCLAASHGEGHGGTAAEVAATLQRYAALRRPRVKRVQQLARQNGMIYHLPGVAAMARDVAMRALGPERLLARQSWVYDWRR
- a CDS encoding twin-arginine translocation pathway signal, which translates into the protein MTSQRSSASTAARAAAAATFAALGLSGCAGIGDSALSQAFVDPARYALYDCKQLEVERKGLDAQLARLDGLMRKAQTGVAGPVVSEMAYRNDYINLKALSRLAEQTWRENRCTETAEQPAPAPAEPKRAGRGTR
- a CDS encoding universal stress protein → MPKILLPYDGSANAGRALDWVIALAHDNVPIELVLVYAHPEPALYGEIAVYVSKEKMEELQRAHSDDILQPAITKLNAANIPFTAEVLTGDTAQRIVKRAEELGCSAIVMGTRGRSAIGNLVLGSVANKVVHLTKLPVTLVK
- a CDS encoding glycosyltransferase family 92 protein, with amino-acid sequence MLRAPWVWRARARDRIVAQRDVPTLAVVAIFREEAPFLDEWLRFHEAVGVGHFYLYNNFSTDHFRDVLAPWIARGLVTLTDWPVEVGQLPAYRHCIKQHMLDAKWMAFIDIDEFLFSPVADKVTDVLGRFDGAPAVGVFSPYFGSAGHEQRPPVPISRAFTKRSPLSKISAKTIANPRWIRAIRNVHLYKYWQGDTIDTMGRPFQGDRPVLDLLRLNHYWSRSLSDLQTKIQRGDASTPVPRDSDWHFAAEKDMNAEDDTSILPVLDRVFGKAEDAAKAG
- a CDS encoding GNAT family N-acetyltransferase, coding for MPVLIRRGTPADVAAITDLTMRAYAKWLALIGYEPLPMLADYAAAIQEHRFDLLEANGVLAALIETELRDDDLLIVNVAVSPDAQKRGHGRRLMALAEQIAREADRNTLRLYTNERFEENIRLYASLGYAQERLETRANGARVVHMVKRMKSLATCGQHDRSGDRDQS
- a CDS encoding Fic/DOC family protein; translation: MYDAVADDYCYPGTTVLKNKLDLRDAAELSQFEAEISDARADEEVPDGNLDFEHFKAIHHHLFQDVYEWAGQIRNVRIAKNRSMFCYPENIETEAEKLFAELKRSDWLRGLDAAEFAAKSAHFLAELNAIHAFREGNGRTQLSFFLLVAERAGRPIGLEKLQPAAFLDAMIASFNGDEMPLAAAIEALIDNS
- a CDS encoding Fic family protein, producing the protein MEPLFPEENKALTDLATDLVAKSNALAGRLHPIIQTNVGDLVRSMNCYYSNLIEGHHTHPVDIDRALAGDYSAEPEKRNLQLEARAHIDVQRKIDLGEAPQPSTSTTFIEWVHKEFCQQLPEDLLIVSDPRTGKQERVIPGELRKVAVQVGRHIAPMSEDLGPLLIRFASAYGDTKLSTIQRIVGVAASHHRLLWIHPFADGNGRVARLFSHAFLKELGIGSSLWSVSRGLARAVDKYKAALQAADEPRRGDLDGRGNLTQSGLVDFCTFFLTSCVDQIVFMNSLFEPGELQRRIEIWCEEETRAGRLLKGSWPLLREALLCGEFARGKAPELTGYQERQARTVLNTLIEKGFLISPTSRSAVRLGFPLAVIDRWFPRLYVGPAAAT